The DNA region cagcagTTCTCTGGGGGAAATGTTTCCAGAATGAGGAACCAGTAATAAAGAACATAGATGACCTATATCAATCTTACCAAATGGAATAAAGGTACAGTCAAAAATGGTTTTCAACAGATCATAAATGAGATTTTTCATAAGACTAGAAAAAGTGAAGTAAGAATCAAAGGGACATCATTATTCAAAACCCTCCGCATCTAACTTATGCAGCAGGATTTACACTAGctttaattggtgtaaatgctcgcacctaaaagttgggtgtggatcccagaggtatgtgcaattctataaatggtgcctaactcagaacatcatttatagaatcatgctgagCACAGTTTTTGATTAAGTAAAGAATTCCCTCCTAAGGGGGGATTCTGTATATGACGGctaaaaattccatgcagaaaacatttccacctaagcgtattctgtaagcagcACCTATCTATGCAAATATCTtagacagttaagtgctgaaaatcggcacttaattggctaagtgctgactccacccccagtatgcccacaaaatagccagttttggttTGGGCATTAACTggccattttcagcagcactatccagttaagttctGCTGAAAAATTCCTGGTTAGTTCCAGACAggcgatttaaccggccaggaacctctcctggccatttaaattgttttgaatattgggcccattgttGTTTTCCTACTTTCTTCCGCTGCTCACAGATTCCAGGTGATGATACAGCACTACAGGATATATAAAAAGGTTAATTAGAACTTGCATTACGTGAATTCCCATTTGATGTGAGTGTGGAAAAACATGGAATTTTCTAGATAGGAATGAAAAATCCATCAAatgttggggcccttttactaagtggtggtaagcccaacacaggcttacagcTCGGCAATCTGGAACTATGGCCGGCCCAACGTGagcaccggcagtagttccacccccagaatgtggcatttccagcgctagcagaaatattcaaaagatATTTCCACAAGgggtacctggcggtaattgagcAGTCCTGTGCACTACCCAGTTATTGCTGGATTAGAGCTGAAGCCCTCactgccacttcagtgggtggcattaagttcttccccccgcatggccacgcagtaagagcaatcttaccgaaTGTCCATGTCtcattttggcctttttacctgctgcgataaAAAGGCCAAAAAGAGATATAAATGGCTCCCAcatctagcgcagggccctttttactgcagctttgtaaaagggtcccttcatGCGTTATCATGGAGAAAGCCAAGTAAATATACAGAGGATTTGTGCAAATGAGGCAATCCACAGAAATCCATCTTGAATTATGAATAGATGTGTTGGCAAATGTCTGGGCTCTGCTACAAGTTTTGCCCAAAGCAATGCcatcttttaaaaaatttgtaacCTGATTCGTCCACTCATCTTGTTCAGTGAattggttcccaaacctctcTTAAGTCTGAATATCCTCATTCCACATTtccactttttcttttctttcttcatatTCTCAGCATCACAATAAACAAAGACAAGGTCATTAAAATCTTTCTCTCTTTGGCCTCTGTCTCCTCGCCTTTATTTTTCCTGCTGCTTTCCAGTTTCTCTACCTCTTTTCTTTTCTACATCCCTCTTTCATTGTTTctgtctctttcctcctcctggtttttcttcttctttttcagtctttctgcatgtctgtctctctccctccccttcccttctctatccatcattctctctcttccttcttatCTCAGCCCTGACCCTCTGTGCTCAAATAAAAGCCTGTTTGCTCACAGGCGCTGCCATCACAGCCAGCACAACCCTGGATGTTATGAACATGGCTCAGCTCCTCTTCCTGCAGCTGGTTCTGGTACTGTTCCTCGTCCATCCTGCCTCCCAGTTCTGGCTCCTGGATGTGCTCTTCCCTCCaagtttgacccctgaagcagcattGTCCAACAACACCCCTCCTGTGGTGCTTGGTAAGATCAGATTGACTGACCCCGTAACATCTCTGTATGTGGGCTGCTCAGGGTTATTCTATATAATAGAGTCTGCTCAAAATTATTTAACTACAAACTGTTCTATGCAGAACCACTACATAGCTAACTTCCTTACATCCATGTAAGTGAATGCGACTTTCATTGTGGCACAGTGATTTGATTTTATCTTGCAATAACTCTGTGTCTGGTGGAATCCTGTGCTGTCACATGTACTGGTATGAGCCAGTGACTGATTCAAATCCCTTCTAATTCAATTGTATTTCTTATGATGGCATTAGTGACACAGCTGTACCTTGTGTAATCCTGTGGTGTTATATGTGCCGACATTAGTGACTCAGAGGCCCATGCAGAAATGAACCACAAGCCTAACTGCGCAGTTATCACATTACTGGCCATGCaatacagagagagaatgagcgCGGGTGTTAACTTGTGTGGAAGACAGGGTCATATACTacattaaaatgaatggtaatgaggCCATTATGTATTTCGCTGCAAGGCACAGAAAGAAACACTGGCTTTTGACTCATGCACAATATGAGAAATTTTTTCCAAGGTCCGGGAGAGCGTAGAAGGGTTTGTTGAAAGGATTTTGTGccatttttgtgattttttttttctccagctgGAAGAGTACTTGCAACTTTAAAACACAGATGGGAGATAACAGTACATGTGTCCAGACAAAAATGAAAGTGCCAGCACACATCTGCAGTTGTTCTGTGCATAAAAATATCAGCCTTGCAAACACTTTATGTGCAAGAAATTTTTGCAAGGTTTATATTTATGTGCAAAGCAACAGCTGCAGATGTGTGCTGCACTTTTACTTTTCTTTGGCATGTGCACAAGAAACTATGCTTACAGCTGAACCTTTGTGCGCATGTGTTCCAGCAGGCTTCTCCCTTCCAATTAGCCCGCAAGTTCTGCGTGCATAACATTTACTTAAAATTAGCTTTCTGCATGACATGGTTTTAAGCGTGTGGCTCCACCACGTGGCTTTCTTTATCAGCCCTTCAGGTATGTTCTATATTAGTGATCATTCCTattctactactgctacttatcatttctatagcgctactagacgtatgcagcgctgtacacttgaacatgaagagacagtccctgcccaacagagcttacaatctaattctgaGATGGGAATGGG from Microcaecilia unicolor chromosome 5, aMicUni1.1, whole genome shotgun sequence includes:
- the LOC115471305 gene encoding phosphatidylcholine-sterol acyltransferase-like; this encodes MQEDEGQAGPYQHALTLCAQIKACLLTGAAITASTTLDVMNMAQLLFLQLVLVLFLVHPASQFWLLDVLFPPSLTPEAALSNNTPPVVLVPGCLGNQLEAKLDKEEVVNWMCYRKTEDYFTIWLDLNLFLPLGVDCWIDNIR